Proteins encoded together in one Kribbella voronezhensis window:
- a CDS encoding alpha/beta hydrolase — MSDSAARTITEHELEQCKQANAAGRPPVVFIHGLWLLPSSWERWVTLFEEHGYVALTPGWPDDPETVAEANAHPEAFAGKSIGQVADHFEEIIRGLDTKPVVVGHSFGGLLTQILAGRGLAAASVAIDPAPFRGVLPLPISALKSAFPVLGNPANRNRAVPLTYDQFRFGFANAVDEDEARQLYETYAVPAGGKPLFQAAAANLNPWTEAKVDTKNPDRGPLLIISGEKDNTVPWAVANASYKQQQENPAITEIVELQGRGHALTIDSGWREVADTALDFLKRTAS, encoded by the coding sequence ATGTCTGATTCCGCTGCCCGGACCATCACCGAGCACGAGCTGGAGCAATGCAAGCAGGCGAACGCCGCGGGGCGGCCGCCCGTGGTGTTCATCCACGGGCTGTGGCTGTTGCCGAGCAGTTGGGAACGGTGGGTGACGCTGTTCGAAGAGCACGGGTACGTCGCCCTGACGCCCGGCTGGCCGGACGATCCCGAGACGGTCGCGGAAGCCAACGCGCACCCCGAAGCGTTCGCGGGGAAGTCGATCGGTCAGGTCGCCGACCACTTCGAGGAGATCATCCGCGGACTGGACACCAAACCCGTCGTCGTCGGTCACTCCTTCGGTGGGCTGCTGACCCAGATCCTGGCGGGTCGCGGCCTGGCAGCGGCATCGGTGGCGATCGACCCGGCACCGTTCCGCGGCGTACTCCCGCTCCCGATCTCGGCCTTGAAGTCGGCCTTCCCCGTGCTCGGCAACCCCGCCAACCGCAACCGCGCGGTCCCGCTCACCTACGACCAGTTCCGCTTCGGGTTCGCCAACGCCGTGGACGAGGACGAAGCCAGGCAGTTGTACGAGACCTACGCGGTCCCTGCGGGTGGCAAGCCGTTGTTCCAGGCGGCGGCCGCCAACCTCAATCCGTGGACCGAGGCCAAGGTCGATACCAAGAACCCGGATCGCGGTCCGTTGCTGATCATCTCCGGCGAGAAGGACAACACGGTTCCGTGGGCTGTCGCGAACGCCTCCTACAAGCAACAACAGGAGAACCCTGCCATCACCGAGATCGTGGAGCTGCAGGGGCGCGGCCACGCCCTGACCATCGACAGCGGTTGGCGCGAGGTCGCCGACACTGCCCTGGACTTCCTCAAGCGCACCGCGTCGTAG
- a CDS encoding SDR family NAD(P)-dependent oxidoreductase, which translates to MELHLTGKVAVVTGASKGIGLAITRSLAEEGVAVVAGALHGSDELDLLADRFPVAVIKVDLTEAGGPAYLIEEAVGRHGGLDVLVNNVGAVRPRLDGFLAITDEDWNATLTINFLAAVRSIRAALPHMLGRPSPSIVTIASVNASLPDPAVVDYSAAKGALSNLCKSLSKEFGPQGVRVNTISPGPVQTDLWLGAGGVAETIAKARGIKPDEVAGGAAADSPTGRFTTPQEVADLALLLASNRAGNVNGSDFVIDGGLITTV; encoded by the coding sequence GTGGAGCTTCATCTGACCGGCAAGGTCGCAGTGGTGACCGGTGCGAGCAAGGGCATCGGCCTCGCGATCACTCGATCACTCGCGGAGGAAGGGGTCGCGGTCGTGGCCGGCGCGCTGCACGGCAGCGACGAACTCGACCTGCTCGCCGACCGCTTCCCGGTCGCCGTGATCAAGGTCGACCTCACCGAAGCGGGCGGACCGGCGTACCTGATCGAGGAAGCCGTCGGCAGGCATGGGGGCCTGGACGTCCTGGTCAACAACGTCGGCGCCGTCCGGCCGAGGCTGGACGGATTCCTGGCGATCACCGACGAGGACTGGAACGCGACTCTCACGATCAACTTCCTGGCCGCCGTCCGCAGCATCCGGGCCGCGCTGCCGCACATGCTCGGGCGGCCGAGCCCGAGCATCGTGACGATTGCCTCGGTCAACGCCTCGCTCCCCGATCCGGCGGTGGTCGACTACAGCGCGGCCAAGGGGGCGCTGAGCAACCTCTGCAAGTCGCTGTCCAAGGAGTTCGGCCCGCAGGGCGTACGGGTCAACACGATCAGCCCCGGTCCGGTGCAGACCGACCTGTGGCTGGGCGCCGGCGGAGTCGCCGAAACGATCGCGAAAGCCCGCGGTATCAAGCCCGACGAGGTCGCGGGAGGCGCCGCGGCCGACAGCCCGACCGGCCGCTTCACCACCCCGCAAGAGGTGGCCGACCTCGCCCTCCTGCTGGCCAGCAACCGGGCCGGCAACGTCAACGGCAGCGATTTCGTCATCGACGGCGGCCTGATCACCACCGTCTGA
- a CDS encoding LuxR C-terminal-related transcriptional regulator — protein sequence MDDAGGPARAEAVQYVLDRVAHGGHGPGAVSEAIQLSWQRSADAGLPTDHVAVPFDADVDKDGRLRWAAAPAMAAVSADLSDLPVALLLSDHTGHVVDRWAGSSSTSDLMDGIGAAPGYVCREELVGTNSIGLALLTSGPAVVRGFEHYADNLTAVSCASSAVVHPATGQLLGVVNATCPGSIYNPVMPALVGRVVAETRRRLIEESRVPSSALRAAFLTARRRSKGALAAISANTMFFNTAAGPILAAPADRALLWDWAERAIRDHHGSLEAVVAYTSGPRSTRCEPVYDGSTLAGAVVRIGPRRNPPSTAALLDTGPASRWSLLTDSERTIAEQVARGLTNRETAALLFLSPHTVDYHLRQIFRTLGVQSRVELARVVERIR from the coding sequence ATGGACGACGCGGGAGGGCCAGCACGCGCAGAGGCGGTCCAATACGTCCTCGACAGAGTCGCGCACGGCGGCCACGGACCGGGCGCGGTCTCCGAGGCGATCCAGCTTTCCTGGCAGCGCTCCGCCGACGCCGGGCTGCCCACTGACCACGTCGCTGTCCCGTTCGACGCCGACGTCGACAAGGACGGCAGGCTTCGCTGGGCTGCGGCGCCGGCCATGGCTGCCGTCAGCGCCGACTTGTCCGATCTCCCTGTCGCGCTGCTGCTCAGCGACCACACCGGACACGTGGTCGATCGATGGGCCGGCTCCAGCAGTACGTCGGACCTGATGGACGGCATCGGCGCAGCGCCCGGCTACGTGTGCCGCGAGGAACTCGTCGGCACCAACTCGATCGGCCTGGCTCTGCTGACCTCCGGACCGGCCGTCGTCCGCGGCTTCGAGCACTACGCCGACAATCTGACCGCTGTGTCCTGTGCCTCCAGCGCGGTCGTCCACCCCGCGACCGGTCAACTGCTGGGCGTCGTCAACGCCACTTGCCCGGGGAGCATCTACAACCCGGTCATGCCAGCCCTGGTCGGCCGGGTCGTGGCCGAGACCCGTCGCCGGCTGATCGAGGAATCGCGCGTCCCCTCATCCGCACTCCGTGCCGCGTTCCTGACCGCACGCCGCCGGTCGAAGGGGGCGCTCGCCGCCATCAGCGCCAACACCATGTTCTTCAACACGGCTGCCGGTCCGATCCTGGCTGCTCCGGCCGACCGGGCTCTGCTGTGGGACTGGGCCGAGCGAGCGATCCGCGACCACCACGGGAGCCTGGAGGCGGTCGTCGCCTACACCTCCGGGCCCAGATCCACTCGCTGCGAACCGGTGTACGACGGTTCGACGCTCGCCGGAGCCGTCGTCCGGATCGGCCCGCGACGAAATCCCCCGTCCACCGCTGCCCTCCTCGACACCGGCCCTGCGAGCCGCTGGTCGCTCCTCACGGACTCCGAGCGGACCATCGCCGAACAGGTCGCCCGCGGCCTCACCAACCGGGAGACCGCCGCGTTGCTGTTCCTCTCACCGCACACGGTCGACTACCACCTGCGGCAGATCTTCCGCACCCTCGGTGTCCAGTCCCGGGTCGAACTCGCCCGGGTCGTCGAACGGATCCGCTGA
- a CDS encoding helix-turn-helix transcriptional regulator, whose protein sequence is MSARKSERLLNLVICLLVARTYVTKERIREVVEGYAGQTDDAFEKMFERDKDELRDLGIPIEMGTIDKFFSDDVGYRIRRDVFELPEVHLEPDEAAVLGVAARVWQHASLAEATTSAVLKLKAAGIQTDQSALSAIEPHVGASEPAFDPLWSAVVSRSVVRFEHRRSGLAEPTQRTLEPWGIVSWHGRWYVVGRDRDREATRMFRLSRIGGDVKTVGEPGAFVVPEGTDLRSLVSELAPPRPTSEAKVRARTGSCVSLRRRANAIEPYEDGWDLLHVPYADSEVLAEEIASYGPDAVVEGPGDVLDGVLRRLRTIAGVAG, encoded by the coding sequence GTGTCGGCGCGGAAGAGTGAGCGGCTGCTCAATTTGGTGATCTGCCTGCTGGTCGCGCGCACCTACGTGACCAAGGAGCGGATCCGCGAGGTGGTCGAGGGCTACGCCGGGCAGACCGACGACGCCTTCGAGAAGATGTTCGAGCGCGACAAGGACGAGTTGCGCGACCTCGGCATCCCGATCGAGATGGGCACCATCGACAAGTTCTTCTCCGACGACGTCGGCTACCGGATCCGCCGGGACGTGTTCGAGCTGCCCGAGGTGCACCTGGAGCCGGACGAGGCCGCGGTACTGGGTGTCGCCGCCCGGGTCTGGCAGCACGCCAGCCTGGCCGAGGCGACCACGTCGGCCGTGCTCAAGCTGAAGGCCGCCGGGATCCAGACCGATCAGTCCGCGCTGAGCGCGATCGAGCCGCATGTCGGCGCCTCGGAGCCGGCCTTCGACCCGCTCTGGTCGGCCGTGGTCAGCCGCAGCGTCGTCCGGTTCGAGCACCGTCGCAGCGGCCTCGCCGAGCCGACCCAACGGACCCTCGAGCCGTGGGGGATCGTCTCCTGGCACGGCCGCTGGTACGTCGTGGGCCGCGACCGCGACCGGGAAGCGACCCGGATGTTCCGGCTGTCGAGGATCGGCGGCGACGTGAAGACGGTCGGCGAGCCCGGCGCCTTCGTCGTGCCGGAAGGCACCGATCTGCGGTCGCTCGTCTCCGAACTGGCTCCGCCGCGGCCGACGTCGGAGGCGAAGGTGCGGGCCCGGACCGGCTCGTGCGTCAGCCTGCGCCGCCGGGCGAACGCGATCGAGCCGTACGAGGACGGCTGGGACCTGCTGCACGTCCCGTACGCCGACTCGGAGGTGCTCGCCGAAGAGATCGCGTCGTACGGGCCGGACGCCGTCGTCGAAGGACCAGGAGACGTGCTCGACGGCGTACTGCGCCGATTGCGGACCATTGCCGGGGTGGCCGGATGA